The sequence TCAATCGTGGGTAAATCAGGATCGGGAAAAACAACTCTTTTGGAAAAGCTGGTTGCCGAACTGAAAAAACGAGAATACAAGATCGGTACCATCAAACACGCATCCGAAGGGTTTGATATCGATAAAAAGGGAAAAGACAGCTGGAGGCACCAGCAGGCCGGTGCGGATACGGTTGTGGTTGCTTCCTCCGGAAAGATTGCTATGGTCAAAAATGAAAATCATGACACTTTAGACGATCTTGAAAAGTATTTTCCCGACATGAACCTGGTAATTACCGAAGGTTTTAAAA comes from Thermodesulfobacteriota bacterium and encodes:
- the mobB gene encoding molybdopterin-guanine dinucleotide biosynthesis protein B → MPPIISIVGKSGSGKTTLLEKLVAELKKREYKIGTIKHASEGFDIDKKGKDSWRHQQAGADTVVVASSGKIAMVKNENHDTLDDLEKYFPDMNLVITEGFKKGNKPKIEVFRSETHRKPLCAKDGNLIAFVTNTKQNLSVPIFGLEEIKELADFLEKKYL